Proteins from a genomic interval of Yoonia sp. GPGPB17:
- a CDS encoding type II toxin-antitoxin system RelE/ParE family toxin, whose protein sequence is MLHLRLTRAARADLREIYAYTYVEWGEQQADSYLDGLEQAMDRVAKGLATIRPLQSKHPNMLKLKQGRHLIVLREIGDDQILVIRVLHERMDIDAHIGGQ, encoded by the coding sequence TTGCTACATCTTAGACTTACGCGCGCTGCACGTGCTGATCTGCGCGAAATCTACGCTTACACATATGTGGAGTGGGGTGAGCAACAAGCTGACAGCTACTTGGATGGTTTGGAGCAGGCAATGGATCGTGTGGCCAAAGGTTTGGCTACGATCCGTCCTTTGCAATCCAAGCATCCAAACATGCTGAAACTGAAACAGGGGCGGCATCTGATTGTGCTGCGGGAAATTGGTGACGATCAAATCTTGGTTATCCGTGTGCTGCATGAACGGATGGACATAGACGCTCATATTGGCGGCCAGTAA
- the hisD gene encoding histidinol dehydrogenase translates to MPQFLSTVDADFEARFTALLGAKREDSPDVDHVVAEIIADVRARGDAAVLELTAKFDRLELTPETMRFSEAEIAAECAKVSDADRAALEMAAERIRAYHARQMPDDAMWTDEVGATLGWRWTAVSAAGLYVPGGLASYPSSLLMNAIPAKVAGVERLAIVVPTPDGVTNPLVLMAAQIAGVDEIYRIGGAQAIAALAYGTETIAPVDKITGPGNAFVAAAKRRVFGKVGIDMIAGPSEILVIADKDNDPDWIALDLLSQAEHDESAQSILMTDDPGFGQAVAQAVEKRLETLERRAIAGPSWRDFGAVITVSDFDEAATLSDRIAPEHLEICTADANALSDKITHAGAVFIGGWTPEAIGDYIGGPNHVLPTARSARFSSGLSVMDFIKRTTLSRMTPNALAAIGPSAERLAISESLEAHGLSVRARLDRLNRGEP, encoded by the coding sequence ATGCCACAGTTTCTATCCACCGTTGACGCCGACTTCGAGGCCCGCTTTACCGCCCTTCTGGGCGCAAAACGCGAGGATAGCCCGGATGTGGATCATGTGGTGGCCGAGATTATCGCAGATGTCCGCGCACGCGGTGATGCCGCAGTGCTGGAGCTGACGGCCAAATTTGATCGGCTGGAGCTGACACCCGAGACCATGCGCTTTAGCGAGGCCGAGATCGCGGCAGAATGCGCCAAAGTTTCGGACGCGGATCGAGCGGCGTTAGAGATGGCGGCGGAGCGTATTCGCGCCTATCACGCGCGCCAGATGCCTGATGATGCGATGTGGACGGATGAGGTTGGGGCAACGCTCGGCTGGCGTTGGACGGCTGTATCTGCGGCTGGGCTCTATGTGCCGGGCGGGTTGGCATCATATCCGTCGTCCCTTTTGATGAACGCGATCCCGGCGAAGGTGGCGGGCGTGGAGCGTCTGGCGATTGTCGTGCCGACGCCGGATGGTGTGACCAATCCGCTGGTTTTGATGGCAGCACAGATTGCAGGCGTGGATGAGATTTACCGGATTGGTGGTGCGCAGGCTATTGCGGCCCTCGCCTATGGCACCGAAACGATTGCGCCGGTGGATAAAATCACCGGCCCCGGCAATGCCTTTGTCGCCGCGGCCAAGCGCCGGGTTTTTGGCAAAGTTGGCATTGATATGATCGCTGGGCCGTCCGAGATTTTGGTGATTGCGGATAAGGACAATGATCCGGATTGGATCGCGCTCGATCTGCTGAGTCAGGCCGAGCATGACGAGAGTGCGCAATCGATCCTGATGACCGATGATCCGGGCTTTGGTCAGGCCGTCGCGCAGGCGGTCGAGAAACGGCTTGAGACGCTGGAACGCCGCGCCATTGCAGGTCCGAGCTGGCGTGATTTTGGGGCCGTCATCACTGTGAGCGACTTTGACGAAGCTGCAACTCTTTCAGATCGTATCGCGCCGGAACACTTGGAGATTTGTACCGCTGATGCCAACGCCCTTTCCGACAAGATCACCCATGCCGGTGCGGTCTTTATTGGGGGTTGGACACCCGAGGCGATTGGTGACTACATTGGCGGTCCAAACCATGTTCTGCCCACCGCCCGGTCGGCACGGTTTTCGAGTGGATTGTCAGTGATGGACTTTATCAAACGCACGACCCTGTCACGCATGACACCCAACGCTTTGGCCGCGATCGGCCCATCGGCGGAACGCCTTGCCATTTCCGAAAGCCTTGAGGCACACGGTCTGTCCGTGCGCGCCCGTCTGGACCGTTTGAACCGAGGTGAGCCATGA
- a CDS encoding VOC family protein, whose amino-acid sequence MIAYVTVGADDIALAKRFYTAFLPALGYGLEEGPEGLSFALPVERGQVLVMPEFYVKPTFDGKPASAGNGAMVAFEARNQRQVRDLHAAALAAGGSDEGAPGFRASYGPKFYVGYLRDPQGNKIALFSSNPDEPGRDG is encoded by the coding sequence ATGATCGCCTATGTCACTGTCGGCGCTGATGACATTGCACTTGCGAAGCGGTTTTATACGGCATTTCTACCCGCGCTGGGATATGGATTGGAAGAAGGCCCCGAAGGCCTGAGTTTCGCGCTGCCCGTAGAACGGGGACAGGTACTCGTCATGCCTGAGTTCTACGTCAAACCGACCTTTGATGGAAAGCCGGCCTCGGCCGGGAACGGTGCGATGGTTGCATTTGAGGCGCGCAATCAACGCCAAGTGCGTGACCTTCACGCCGCAGCGCTTGCTGCTGGCGGGTCTGACGAGGGCGCGCCGGGCTTTCGGGCGTCATACGGCCCAAAATTCTATGTGGGCTACCTGCGCGACCCGCAAGGCAACAAGATCGCGCTCTTCTCCAGCAATCCGGACGAACCCGGGCGGGACGGATAA
- the murA gene encoding UDP-N-acetylglucosamine 1-carboxyvinyltransferase translates to MDSIVVTGGTPLNGQIAIAGAKNAALTLMPATLLSEEPLTLTNAPRLSDIKTMTALLQSLGVEVTSMQDGKVQVLSSHAMTSTTADYDIVRKMRASNLVLGPLLARHHEAVVSLPGGCAIGARPMDIHVTALEAMSAEIELKDGYLHAKAPGGLKGAKVPLRFASVGATENVLMAATLAKGTTVIENAAREPEIVDLAKCLRSMGAQIEGEGTRQITIQGVDRLGAATHPVVTDRIELGTYMLAPVFAGGEVECLGGRLDLVGSFVEKLDAAGVDVTETPDGLKVKRRTDRAKAVDVTTEVFPGFPTDLQAQMMAMLCTAEGTSVLEEKIFENRFMHAPELIRMGADIEVQGGVATVRGVERLKGAPVMATDLRASVSLILAGLAAEGETTVSRIYHLDRGYEHIEEKLSGVGAKIERVSA, encoded by the coding sequence ATGGATTCCATTGTGGTCACGGGCGGGACGCCCCTGAACGGGCAAATTGCGATTGCGGGGGCGAAGAACGCGGCGCTCACCCTGATGCCCGCAACGCTGTTGTCCGAGGAGCCGCTGACACTAACAAATGCGCCCCGCCTGTCGGATATCAAGACGATGACGGCGCTGTTGCAATCTTTGGGCGTTGAGGTGACCTCGATGCAGGACGGCAAGGTGCAGGTCCTGTCATCCCACGCGATGACTTCGACAACCGCTGACTATGATATCGTCCGCAAGATGCGCGCCTCCAATCTTGTGCTTGGCCCCCTGCTTGCCCGCCATCATGAAGCCGTTGTCTCGCTTCCCGGTGGCTGTGCGATTGGTGCGCGTCCGATGGATATTCATGTGACCGCACTCGAGGCGATGAGTGCCGAGATCGAACTCAAGGATGGTTATCTGCACGCCAAGGCCCCCGGTGGGTTGAAGGGTGCGAAAGTGCCGCTGCGCTTTGCGTCTGTGGGCGCCACCGAGAATGTGTTGATGGCTGCGACGTTGGCCAAGGGCACGACCGTGATCGAGAATGCAGCGCGCGAACCGGAGATTGTTGATCTGGCGAAGTGTTTGCGCAGCATGGGCGCGCAGATTGAAGGCGAAGGGACCCGCCAGATTACTATTCAGGGCGTCGATCGATTGGGTGCGGCGACCCATCCCGTTGTGACAGATCGGATTGAACTCGGCACCTACATGTTGGCGCCTGTCTTTGCCGGTGGTGAAGTAGAGTGCTTGGGTGGTCGTCTTGATCTCGTAGGCTCCTTTGTTGAGAAACTGGACGCCGCGGGTGTCGATGTGACCGAAACACCGGATGGCCTGAAGGTGAAACGCCGCACTGACCGAGCGAAGGCGGTTGATGTCACGACTGAGGTATTCCCCGGCTTCCCCACCGACTTGCAGGCGCAAATGATGGCAATGCTTTGCACGGCTGAGGGAACATCGGTGCTGGAAGAGAAGATTTTCGAGAACCGCTTTATGCATGCCCCGGAACTCATCCGTATGGGTGCTGACATCGAGGTGCAAGGGGGTGTGGCAACTGTGCGCGGTGTTGAGCGTTTGAAGGGCGCGCCCGTCATGGCGACTGATTTACGCGCTTCTGTGTCGCTGATCCTTGCGGGCCTTGCCGCAGAGGGTGAAACGACCGTCAGCCGCATTTATCACCTAGATCGCGGATATGAGCACATTGAGGAAAAACTCAGCGGTGTAGGTGCAAAGATTGAGCGGGTGTCAGCATGA
- a CDS encoding DUF2948 family protein: MSQDATFEDGREAPLRLKALDAEDLAVMAALVQDAVFPAVEMQWDRKARRFAILLNRFRWEDAPNAAARKRSYERVQSVLVVEDVMNVQSQGIDKSDLDMVFSLLAVTFIPGQDGAGRLELTLAGDGLIAIDVEALEVILQDVTRPYVAPSGRAPSHPD; the protein is encoded by the coding sequence ATGAGCCAAGACGCCACATTTGAGGATGGCCGCGAAGCACCCTTGCGCCTGAAAGCGTTGGATGCCGAAGATTTGGCCGTGATGGCCGCCCTTGTACAGGATGCTGTGTTTCCGGCAGTTGAGATGCAGTGGGACCGCAAAGCACGCCGCTTCGCCATCTTACTCAATCGTTTTCGGTGGGAAGATGCACCGAACGCCGCAGCCCGCAAGCGCAGCTACGAGCGTGTACAATCGGTTTTGGTCGTTGAAGACGTGATGAATGTGCAAAGCCAGGGGATTGATAAATCCGACCTGGACATGGTGTTTTCACTACTTGCCGTGACGTTCATCCCTGGTCAGGATGGGGCGGGCCGGTTGGAACTGACCCTCGCAGGGGACGGTTTGATCGCGATAGACGTCGAAGCCCTGGAGGTCATTTTGCAGGATGTGACACGCCCCTATGTCGCCCCATCAGGGCGGGCGCCATCGCACCCCGACTAA
- a CDS encoding type II toxin-antitoxin system ParD family antitoxin produces MPKTTSFILGEHFDSFVATQVEAGRYASASEVIREGLRLVEDRDRQMDALDAAIQVGLDSGVDEDFSWDAVRAEGKALAKQIKET; encoded by the coding sequence ATGCCCAAGACAACATCGTTCATCCTCGGTGAGCATTTTGACAGCTTTGTCGCCACACAGGTGGAGGCGGGTCGCTATGCATCGGCAAGCGAAGTGATCCGCGAGGGCCTGCGGCTCGTTGAAGATCGCGACAGGCAAATGGACGCTTTAGATGCTGCGATCCAAGTTGGTTTGGATAGCGGGGTGGACGAGGACTTCTCATGGGATGCAGTTAGGGCCGAAGGCAAGGCACTGGCAAAACAGATCAAAGAAACCTGA
- a CDS encoding site-specific integrase, with protein MNLKRYWCSHSGRRWFITRMAHAGISPKVIMELAGHKQLTTTQRYIDVSDEQKRSAVEAL; from the coding sequence ATGAACTTAAAGAGGTATTGGTGTTCACACAGTGGGCGGCGCTGGTTCATTACGCGCATGGCACATGCTGGCATTTCGCCAAAGGTGATCATGGAGCTGGCTGGGCACAAACAGCTTACAACGACGCAACGCTACATTGATGTGTCAGATGAGCAAAAGCGCAGCGCGGTGGAGGCTCTGTAG